In one Solanum lycopersicum chromosome 11, SLM_r2.1 genomic region, the following are encoded:
- the LOC138339368 gene encoding uncharacterized protein — protein sequence MVNTSSPADLEIGAGVVPTMVTIDQHHPLFLQPNDTPGSSLILIKLAGPENYALWSGSMRISLLGKSKLGFVDGRYPKEKFDVSLHDLWEKCNAIVLSWIMNSVCTELLSGIIYATSAYKVWTDLQERFDKVNGSRVFFLHSQISILTQGVSSVSTYFSKLRELWA from the coding sequence ATGGTGAATACTAGTTCACCTGCAGATCTGGAAATTGGAGCTGGAGTTGTGCCTACTATGGTAACAATCGATCAACATCATCCTTTGTTTCTTCAGCCCAATGATACACCAGGTAGTTCCCTAATTTTGATTAAACTAGCAGGCCCTGAGAATTATGCATTATGGAGTGGTTCAATGCGAATTAGTCTGTTAGGTAAAAGCAAGTTAGGATTTGTGGATGGTCGATATCCTAAGGAGAAATTTGATGTTTCTCTTCATGATTTGTGGGAGAAATGTAATGCTATAGTCCTTTCATGGATTATGAATTCTGTATGTACTGAATTACTTAGTGGAATTATATATGCTACAAGTGCATATAAGGTGTGGACTGATCTCCAAGAACGATTTGACAAGGTTAATGGATCTCGAGTCTTCTTCCTTCATTCACAAATTTCTATTCTTACTCAAGGAGTTTCTTCTGTTTCAACCTATTTCTCAAAACTAAGAGAACTATGGGCATAA
- the FKBP19 gene encoding peptidyl-prolyl cis-trans isomerase FKBP19, chloroplastic isoform X1, with translation MATPSFSFHPIPNFTINSSSSSSSSSRLRHRQIVPSLDLSASSVPALRGKDYGKTKMRYPDYTETQSGLQYKDLRVGSGPTPKSGDTVVVDWDGYTIGYYGRIFEARNKTKGGSFEGDDKDFFKFRVGSQEVIPAFEEAITGIALGGIRRIIVPPELGYPNYDYDKKGPRPTTFSGQRALSFVLRNQGLIDKTLLFDIELLKIIPN, from the exons ATGGCGACGCCCTCTTTTTCATTTCATCCCATCCCAAATTTTACcataaattcttcttcttcttcttcatcatcatccaGG TTGCGGCACCGCCAGATCGTCCCCAGCTTAGACTTATCCGCTTCCTCTG TGCCTGCTTTGAGAGGAAAGGACTACGGGAAGACAAAGATGCGGTATCCTGACTATACTGAAACTCAATCAGGTCTCCAGTATAAG GATTTGAGAGTTGGAAGCGGTCCCACTCCAAAGAGCGGAGATACAGTGGTG GTTGACTGGGATGGTTACACAATAGGTTATTATGGTCGCATATTTGAAGCTCGTAACAAGACGAAAGGTGGTTCTTTTGAG GGGGATGACAAGGACTTCTTCAAATTCAGAGTAGGATCTCAAGAG GTCATACCGGCATTCGAGGAAGCTATTACTGGGATTGCACTTGGAGGTATCAGAAG AATCATAGTTCCTCCGGAGCTGGGATACCCCAATTATGACTATGATAAGAAAGGTCCAAGACCAACAACATTTTCG GGACAAAGAGCTTTGAGTTTTGTGCTGAGGAACCAAGGATTGATTGACAAGACACTCCTATTTGATATTGAACTCCTCAAAATCATACCAAATTGA
- the FKBP19 gene encoding peptidyl-prolyl cis-trans isomerase FKBP19, chloroplastic, with translation MATPSFSFHPIPNFTINSSSSSSSSSRLRHRQIVPSLDLSASSDGTQSLDCRLVFDRRQVLLSSVGVIATSICNAGRASAEFADMPALRGKDYGKTKMRYPDYTETQSGLQYKDLRVGSGPTPKSGDTVVVDWDGYTIGYYGRIFEARNKTKGGSFEGDDKDFFKFRVGSQEVIPAFEEAITGIALGGIRRIIVPPELGYPNYDYDKKGPRPTTFSGQRALSFVLRNQGLIDKTLLFDIELLKIIPN, from the exons ATGGCGACGCCCTCTTTTTCATTTCATCCCATCCCAAATTTTACcataaattcttcttcttcttcttcatcatcatccaGG TTGCGGCACCGCCAGATCGTCCCCAGCTTAGACTTATCCGCTTCCTCTG ATGGTACTCAAAGCTTAGATTGTCGACTTGTATTCGATCGAAGACAAGTGTTGCTCTCGTCTGTGGGAGTTATAGCAACTTCCATTTGTAATGCTGGAAGGGCATCAGCTGAATTTGCTGACA TGCCTGCTTTGAGAGGAAAGGACTACGGGAAGACAAAGATGCGGTATCCTGACTATACTGAAACTCAATCAGGTCTCCAGTATAAG GATTTGAGAGTTGGAAGCGGTCCCACTCCAAAGAGCGGAGATACAGTGGTG GTTGACTGGGATGGTTACACAATAGGTTATTATGGTCGCATATTTGAAGCTCGTAACAAGACGAAAGGTGGTTCTTTTGAG GGGGATGACAAGGACTTCTTCAAATTCAGAGTAGGATCTCAAGAG GTCATACCGGCATTCGAGGAAGCTATTACTGGGATTGCACTTGGAGGTATCAGAAG AATCATAGTTCCTCCGGAGCTGGGATACCCCAATTATGACTATGATAAGAAAGGTCCAAGACCAACAACATTTTCG GGACAAAGAGCTTTGAGTTTTGTGCTGAGGAACCAAGGATTGATTGACAAGACACTCCTATTTGATATTGAACTCCTCAAAATCATACCAAATTGA